In Bacillus cereus ATCC 14579, a single window of DNA contains:
- a CDS encoding heavy metal translocating P-type ATPase, whose protein sequence is MAEALVKKKLMLEGLDCANCAMKIEKGVGNIEGVNSCSVNFATKTMILETAQNKENEVVTEAKQLVTKLEPHIKVQEEQKNKIAKEVFILEGLDCANCAMKIENKVKEMPAVSEATVDFVSKKLRVEVANKRELEATVANITNVVQKLEPDVKVVREEKNGHDHGHSHDHGEANVKKMVGRLVVGGILTAIAALAGLPQMVTIPLFVLAYLLIGGDIVWRAVRNITRGQVFDENFLMAIATVGAFAIQQYSEAVAVMLFYQVGELFQSIAVNRSRKSITSLMDIRPDYANVKLGNETKQVSPEDVQIGDYIIVKPGEKVPLDGKVIEGTSMVDTSALTGESVPREVEVGNDVLSGFVNQNGVLTIEVTKEFGESTVSKILDLVQNASSKKAPTENFITKFARYYTPVVVITAAIMAFIPPLILEGATFSEWIYRALVFLVISCPCALVVSIPLGFFGGIGGASKSGVLVKGSNYLEALNDVKYIVFDKTGTLTKGVFKVTKMEPSEGTTSEELLEYAAFAEVYSNHPIAQSIRKAYGKSIDEKIIDDYNEISGHGTVVKVQGKEIFAGNAKLMRKENIEFKQPETVGTLVHVAVDGRYAGYIVISDEVKEDSKQAIQKLKELGIKKTVMLTGDAKPVGEAVGKELGLDEVHAELLPQQKVEEIEKIDAAKHGKEKIAFVGDGINDTPVLARADVGIAMGGLGSDAAIEAADIVIMTDEPSKIATAVKIAKRTRSIVWQNIIFALGVKGIVLLLGAFGIATMWEAVFSDVGVTLLAVLNAMRVLRVKDL, encoded by the coding sequence ATGGCTGAAGCGTTAGTGAAAAAGAAACTGATGTTAGAAGGTTTAGATTGTGCGAATTGTGCAATGAAAATTGAAAAAGGTGTTGGGAATATAGAAGGAGTAAATTCTTGCTCTGTAAACTTTGCAACAAAGACAATGATTTTAGAAACGGCACAAAATAAAGAAAACGAAGTTGTTACGGAAGCAAAACAACTCGTTACAAAATTAGAACCGCATATTAAAGTGCAAGAAGAACAAAAAAATAAAATTGCTAAAGAAGTATTTATATTAGAAGGTTTAGATTGCGCGAACTGTGCAATGAAAATTGAAAATAAAGTTAAGGAAATGCCAGCTGTCTCAGAAGCAACTGTTGATTTCGTATCGAAGAAACTACGAGTAGAAGTTGCGAATAAAAGAGAACTAGAAGCGACTGTAGCAAATATAACAAATGTCGTTCAAAAGTTAGAGCCAGACGTGAAAGTTGTTCGTGAAGAGAAGAACGGTCATGACCACGGGCATAGTCATGATCATGGTGAAGCAAATGTGAAAAAGATGGTAGGGAGATTAGTGGTCGGCGGAATTTTGACAGCAATTGCTGCATTAGCGGGCTTACCACAAATGGTAACAATTCCGTTATTCGTCCTTGCTTATTTATTAATAGGTGGAGATATCGTTTGGAGAGCGGTAAGAAACATAACTCGTGGCCAAGTATTTGATGAAAACTTCTTAATGGCAATTGCAACTGTAGGAGCTTTTGCAATTCAACAATACTCAGAAGCTGTAGCAGTAATGCTATTTTATCAAGTAGGAGAACTATTCCAAAGCATTGCGGTAAACCGCTCTCGAAAATCAATTACTTCATTAATGGATATTCGTCCTGATTATGCGAATGTAAAGCTTGGAAATGAAACGAAACAAGTATCACCAGAAGATGTACAAATTGGCGATTATATTATCGTTAAGCCAGGTGAGAAAGTGCCGTTAGACGGAAAAGTAATTGAAGGAACATCAATGGTAGATACTTCAGCATTAACAGGTGAATCTGTACCACGTGAAGTTGAAGTTGGAAATGATGTATTAAGTGGCTTTGTGAACCAAAACGGTGTGTTGACAATTGAAGTTACAAAAGAATTCGGTGAATCAACTGTATCGAAAATTTTAGATTTAGTTCAAAATGCAAGCAGTAAAAAAGCACCAACGGAAAACTTTATTACGAAGTTTGCACGTTACTACACTCCAGTTGTAGTTATTACAGCGGCAATCATGGCGTTTATTCCACCACTTATTTTAGAAGGAGCTACATTCTCTGAGTGGATTTATAGAGCTTTAGTGTTCTTAGTAATCTCTTGTCCATGTGCGTTAGTTGTATCCATTCCGCTTGGATTCTTTGGAGGTATTGGTGGTGCATCTAAAAGTGGTGTGTTAGTAAAAGGTAGTAACTATTTAGAAGCTTTAAATGATGTGAAATATATTGTTTTTGACAAAACAGGAACATTAACAAAAGGTGTTTTCAAAGTTACAAAAATGGAACCGAGCGAAGGTACTACAAGTGAAGAGTTATTAGAGTATGCGGCATTTGCTGAAGTATATTCTAACCATCCAATTGCCCAATCTATTCGAAAGGCATATGGAAAATCAATTGATGAAAAAATAATCGATGATTATAACGAAATTTCTGGTCACGGTACAGTCGTAAAAGTACAAGGAAAAGAAATTTTTGCAGGTAATGCAAAATTAATGAGAAAAGAAAATATTGAATTTAAGCAACCAGAAACAGTAGGTACATTAGTTCACGTTGCTGTAGATGGAAGATATGCAGGTTATATTGTTATCTCTGATGAGGTAAAAGAGGATTCGAAACAAGCGATTCAAAAGTTAAAAGAACTAGGTATTAAAAAGACAGTAATGTTAACTGGTGATGCAAAACCAGTTGGTGAAGCTGTTGGTAAAGAATTAGGCTTAGATGAAGTTCATGCGGAATTACTACCGCAACAAAAAGTAGAAGAGATTGAAAAAATTGATGCAGCGAAGCACGGAAAAGAAAAAATTGCCTTCGTTGGTGACGGTATTAACGATACACCAGTATTAGCCCGTGCAGACGTTGGTATTGCGATGGGTGGTTTAGGGTCAGATGCAGCAATTGAAGCGGCAGACATCGTTATTATGACTGATGAGCCTTCAAAAATTGCGACAGCTGTAAAAATTGCAAAACGCACAAGAAGTATAGTGTGGCAAAATATCATCTTTGCTCTAGGTGTAAAAGGGATCGTTTTATTACTTGGTGCCTTTGGTATTGCAACAATGTGGGAAGCTGTTTTCTCAGATGTTGGTGTGACACTACTTGCAGTGTTAAATGCAATGCGTGTATTACGAGTGAAAGATTTATAA
- a CDS encoding nicotinate phosphoribosyltransferase, whose protein sequence is MTHYKDDSYALHTDLYQINMAYTYWKDGIHNRRSVFDLYFRKLPFENGYAVFAGLEKIVEYIENFSFTESDIAYLAELQFEEEFLHYLQNMKFTGTIRSMQEGEVVFNNEPLLRVDAPLGEAQIIETALLNIVNYQTLIATKAARMKHAASNDELLEFGTRRAHEFDAALWGTRAAFIGGFSSTSNVRAGKRFGIPVAGTHAHSFVQAYRDEYVAFKKYAETHKKCVFLVDTYDTLKSGVPNAIRVAKEFGDRIDFYGIRLDSGDMAYLSKKARKLLDEAGFTNTKIIASSDLDEYTIMHLKSQGAKIDVWGVGTKLITSFEQPALGAVYKLVAIEDTDGKLNDTIKISSNPEKITTPGLKRIYRIINRVNDHAEGDYIALDSEEPGKEERLKMFHPVHTYISKFVTNFEARELHKDIFVNGERTYELPSILDIQKYNEQSLSLFWEEYMRTLNPEEYPVDLSQECWDHKMNYIQTVREQVEKNIQK, encoded by the coding sequence ATGACTCATTATAAAGACGATAGTTATGCCTTACATACAGACCTATATCAAATCAACATGGCTTATACATATTGGAAAGATGGTATTCATAATCGCCGTTCTGTTTTTGATTTATATTTTCGAAAGCTTCCATTTGAGAACGGCTACGCTGTTTTTGCTGGCCTTGAGAAAATTGTAGAGTACATAGAAAATTTCAGTTTTACTGAAAGCGATATCGCTTACTTAGCAGAATTACAATTCGAAGAAGAATTCCTTCATTATTTACAAAATATGAAATTCACTGGGACGATTCGCAGTATGCAAGAAGGTGAAGTTGTATTTAATAACGAGCCTTTATTACGTGTTGATGCACCACTTGGTGAAGCACAAATTATTGAGACTGCCCTCTTAAATATTGTGAATTACCAAACATTAATTGCCACAAAAGCAGCACGTATGAAACATGCTGCAAGTAATGATGAGCTTTTAGAGTTCGGCACAAGACGTGCCCATGAGTTCGATGCTGCCCTTTGGGGGACGCGTGCTGCCTTTATTGGTGGTTTCTCCTCTACAAGCAACGTTCGTGCTGGGAAACGCTTTGGGATTCCTGTAGCTGGCACACACGCTCACTCTTTCGTTCAAGCATATCGCGATGAATACGTCGCGTTTAAAAAATACGCTGAAACTCATAAAAAGTGCGTCTTTCTCGTTGATACATATGACACATTGAAATCTGGTGTTCCAAATGCGATTCGTGTTGCAAAAGAATTTGGGGATCGTATTGATTTCTATGGCATACGTCTTGATAGTGGTGATATGGCTTATTTATCGAAAAAGGCACGAAAACTACTAGATGAAGCAGGGTTTACAAATACAAAAATTATCGCTTCTAGCGATTTAGATGAATACACAATTATGCACCTTAAATCTCAAGGAGCAAAAATTGACGTATGGGGCGTTGGAACGAAATTAATTACGTCCTTTGAGCAACCTGCATTGGGGGCTGTTTACAAACTCGTTGCGATTGAAGATACTGACGGAAAATTAAATGATACAATTAAAATTTCATCTAACCCTGAAAAAATTACCACTCCAGGACTGAAACGAATTTATCGTATTATCAATCGGGTTAACGATCATGCAGAAGGCGATTATATTGCGTTAGATTCTGAAGAACCAGGAAAAGAAGAGCGCTTAAAAATGTTCCATCCAGTTCACACATATATAAGTAAATTCGTAACAAACTTTGAAGCCCGTGAACTGCATAAAGACATTTTCGTTAACGGTGAAAGAACATATGAACTACCAAGTATATTAGATATTCAAAAATATAATGAACAGAGCCTCTCTCTATTTTGGGAAGAATATATGCGAACTTTAAACCCTGAAGAATACCCTGTCGATTTAAGCCAAGAGTGCTGGGATCATAAAATGAATTACATTCAAACAGTTCGAGAACAAGTTGAAAAAAACATACAAAAGTAA